The Gammaproteobacteria bacterium genome has a segment encoding these proteins:
- a CDS encoding LLM class F420-dependent oxidoreductase gives MRLGFVAGYGMAQVSLPLDLVLEAERLGFDSAWTSEAYGTDAVSTAAWLLARTTRIRVGTAIMQMPARTPTCAAMTAMTLNALSGGRFLLGIGPSGPRVVEGWYGVAYGRPLSRTREYIAIIRQVAAREAPLVHQGRDYRIPYAGDDATGLGAPMKSILHADRALRIYTAAVTPKGLALAAEIADGVFPIWLDPARPELIEPHLAEGLARAGGRARDAIEVAPFVPVSLHEDVEAARRPVREHLALYIGGMGPRGRNFYHDYARRMGYEAAAARIQDLYLAGERAAAAAAVPEQLIDAVALVGPAARIRARLAPWKEAGRAGHVSTMLFGGASAEALRLLAAELL, from the coding sequence ATGCGACTCGGCTTCGTGGCTGGTTACGGCATGGCGCAGGTCAGCCTGCCACTCGACCTCGTGCTGGAGGCCGAGCGGCTCGGCTTCGACTCGGCGTGGACCTCCGAGGCCTACGGGACCGATGCGGTCTCCACGGCCGCCTGGCTGCTCGCGCGCACCACACGTATCCGCGTGGGCACCGCGATCATGCAGATGCCCGCGCGAACCCCGACCTGCGCGGCCATGACCGCGATGACGCTGAATGCGCTCTCGGGCGGACGCTTTCTGCTCGGCATCGGCCCCTCGGGACCGCGCGTGGTGGAGGGCTGGTACGGCGTCGCCTACGGCCGGCCGCTGTCGCGTACCCGCGAGTACATTGCGATCATCCGCCAGGTCGCTGCGCGCGAAGCGCCGCTGGTGCACCAGGGGCGCGATTATCGGATTCCCTACGCAGGCGACGATGCCACCGGCCTCGGCGCGCCGATGAAGAGCATCCTGCATGCCGACCGGGCGCTCAGGATCTACACCGCTGCGGTGACGCCGAAGGGACTCGCACTCGCCGCCGAGATCGCCGACGGGGTGTTCCCGATCTGGCTCGATCCGGCGCGGCCGGAACTCATCGAGCCGCATCTCGCCGAGGGCCTCGCGCGCGCCGGCGGGCGCGCACGCGACGCGATCGAGGTGGCGCCGTTCGTGCCGGTGTCGCTGCACGAGGACGTCGAGGCCGCGCGCCGCCCGGTGCGTGAACACCTGGCGCTGTACATCGGCGGCATGGGACCGCGCGGCCGCAATTTCTACCACGACTACGCGCGGCGCATGGGTTACGAGGCGGCGGCTGCCCGCATCCAGGATCTCTACCTCGCCGGTGAGCGCGCCGCCGCTGCGGCCGCCGTGCCGGAGCAGCTCATCGACGCGGTTGCGCTCGTCGGGCCGGCGGCGCGCATCCGCGCGCGGCTCGCGCCCTGGAAAGAAGCCGGCCGCGCCGGTCACGTGAGCACGATGCTGTTCGGCGGTGCCTCCGCCGAGGCATTGCGCCTGCTCGCCGCTGAACTGCTGTGA
- a CDS encoding pyrroloquinoline quinone-dependent dehydrogenase, with protein sequence MTAGRRLHLAGLYLGLVFAAGVAHGAGDDWLAYGGDPGGSRYSTLAQINRGNVAGLELAWQFRTGAVKENPALKQYIDFQATPILLPPQAGGHLIVCDPFNRVFALDPERGTERWRWDPQIDKTPYAGRFKCKGAAFWRDGKAAPDAACAYRLFMPTADKRLFALDARNGRPCEGFGKQGVVDVGPLIAALPPVQGIASTQLVTPAAVVRDTVVVSTTSNKFRSEWSVNGAIRGFDARSGALQWTWDPLVREAKHGIEPTPPGIGGGNSWAAMSVDEERDLVFIPTASPAPNFWGAHRPGDNKWANSIVALRGSTGEFVWGFQTLHHDVWDRDVGSPPIAVDMRRDGETIPALFQLVKTGMLFSFNRATGEPLFPIEERPVPTLTDVAGEQLSPTQPFPVKPPVLVRNTLSPDDAWGFTFWERRACREKIESMRHGGHFEPPSTQGTILFPQIGGGPNWGGGAFDPQRNLLVTPVAEFPYVVKLVPRAEVDPEVAKRPEAGAPMQAPGYIGNTPYGITQGPLSPRDFPPTPCTAPPWNFLVAVDMAEGEIKWKVPFGVLDRMMPVPIPLEYGTPSAGGPIITAGGLIFIGATSDARVRAFDIDTGEQVWELRTPTSAQATPMTYMVNGRQYVVFAAGGHSWYDSAGIDDYLLAFALPPGAQTP encoded by the coding sequence GTGACCGCCGGGCGCCGGCTGCATCTCGCCGGGCTGTACCTCGGCCTGGTCTTTGCCGCAGGAGTGGCGCACGGCGCAGGCGATGACTGGCTCGCCTACGGCGGCGATCCGGGCGGCAGTCGTTACTCGACACTCGCGCAGATCAATCGCGGCAACGTCGCCGGGCTCGAACTCGCCTGGCAGTTTCGTACCGGGGCGGTCAAGGAAAACCCGGCGCTGAAGCAGTACATCGATTTCCAGGCCACACCGATCCTGCTGCCACCGCAGGCCGGCGGACACCTCATCGTCTGCGACCCCTTCAACCGGGTCTTCGCGCTGGACCCGGAGCGGGGCACCGAGCGCTGGCGCTGGGATCCGCAGATCGACAAGACGCCTTATGCCGGGCGCTTCAAGTGCAAGGGCGCGGCGTTCTGGCGCGACGGCAAGGCGGCGCCGGATGCAGCCTGTGCGTACCGGCTGTTCATGCCGACCGCCGACAAGCGGCTGTTCGCACTCGATGCGCGCAACGGACGCCCCTGCGAAGGTTTCGGCAAGCAGGGCGTGGTGGACGTCGGGCCGCTGATCGCCGCGCTGCCGCCGGTGCAGGGCATCGCCAGCACCCAGCTCGTCACGCCGGCCGCGGTGGTGCGCGACACGGTGGTCGTCAGCACCACGTCGAACAAGTTCCGCAGCGAATGGTCAGTCAATGGCGCGATCCGCGGCTTCGATGCGCGCAGCGGTGCGCTGCAGTGGACCTGGGATCCGCTGGTGCGTGAGGCGAAGCACGGCATCGAGCCGACACCGCCCGGAATCGGTGGCGGCAACAGCTGGGCGGCGATGTCGGTGGACGAGGAGCGCGACCTGGTATTCATTCCGACCGCGAGTCCCGCGCCCAACTTCTGGGGCGCGCATCGGCCCGGTGACAACAAGTGGGCGAACTCCATCGTGGCGCTGCGCGGGTCCACCGGCGAGTTCGTGTGGGGCTTCCAGACCCTGCACCACGACGTGTGGGATCGCGACGTCGGCTCGCCGCCGATCGCGGTGGATATGCGCCGCGACGGCGAGACCATCCCGGCGCTGTTTCAGCTCGTCAAGACCGGCATGCTGTTTTCGTTCAACCGCGCGACCGGCGAGCCGCTGTTCCCGATCGAGGAACGCCCGGTGCCGACGCTGACGGATGTTGCGGGGGAGCAGCTCTCACCGACGCAGCCGTTTCCCGTGAAGCCGCCCGTGCTGGTGCGCAACACGCTGAGCCCCGACGACGCCTGGGGCTTCACGTTCTGGGAGCGCCGGGCCTGCCGCGAGAAGATCGAGTCGATGCGCCATGGCGGACACTTCGAACCGCCGAGCACCCAGGGCACCATCCTGTTTCCGCAGATCGGTGGCGGGCCGAACTGGGGTGGCGGCGCGTTCGATCCGCAGCGCAACCTGCTCGTGACTCCGGTCGCGGAGTTTCCCTACGTCGTCAAGCTGGTGCCGAGGGCAGAAGTGGACCCGGAGGTTGCAAAACGGCCGGAGGCCGGTGCGCCGATGCAGGCGCCCGGCTATATCGGCAACACGCCCTACGGCATCACGCAGGGCCCGCTGTCGCCGCGCGATTTTCCGCCGACGCCATGCACGGCCCCGCCATGGAACTTTCTCGTTGCGGTGGACATGGCCGAGGGCGAGATCAAATGGAAGGTGCCTTTCGGTGTGCTCGACAGGATGATGCCGGTACCGATTCCGTTGGAATACGGCACGCCCTCTGCGGGCGGACCGATCATCACGGCGGGTGGGCTGATCTTCATCGGGGCAACCTCCGATGCGCGGGTGCGCGCTTTCGATATCGACACCGGTGAGCAGGTCTGGGAATTGCGCACGCCCACATCGGCCCAGGCAACGCCCATGACCTACATGGTCAACGGGCGGCAGTACGTGGTGTTCGCGGCCGGTGGTCATAGCTGGTATGACAGCGCCGGCATCGACGATTACCTGCTGGCGTTCGCGCTGCCACCGGGCGCGCAGACGCCGTAG
- a CDS encoding chorismate pyruvate-lyase family protein, with amino-acid sequence MNVLPATRRRNDAAHREFDPLARVYVAQAARPAAIEPVEAAALEALQRALLVIDGTVTQFIEAWALEPVDVLRLDQHELRLTEADPWLALDAGADVMRRQVMLCGAQSGRFFAWADSRIATGRIDADLRRGLQSEGGGIGRILIDAGLESRREPLWFGRDRPADVPPEVSARHPGEFLVRSYRLLVAGRPLMLITERFPL; translated from the coding sequence ATGAACGTACTGCCTGCGACGCGCCGGCGCAACGACGCAGCGCACCGCGAATTCGATCCGCTCGCGCGCGTATACGTCGCCCAGGCCGCGCGGCCTGCCGCCATCGAGCCCGTGGAGGCGGCCGCGCTCGAGGCGTTACAGCGCGCCCTGCTGGTGATCGACGGCACCGTCACGCAGTTCATCGAGGCATGGGCGCTCGAGCCCGTTGACGTGCTGCGTCTCGATCAGCACGAACTGCGCCTGACCGAGGCCGACCCGTGGCTGGCACTCGATGCCGGTGCCGACGTCATGCGCCGGCAGGTCATGCTGTGCGGCGCGCAGAGCGGGCGCTTTTTTGCCTGGGCCGACTCCCGGATCGCCACCGGGCGCATCGACGCCGACCTGCGTCGCGGCCTGCAATCGGAAGGCGGCGGTATCGGCCGTATTCTGATCGATGCGGGACTGGAGTCCCGGCGCGAGCCGCTGTGGTTCGGTCGCGACCGGCCGGCAGACGTGCCGCCCGAGGTGAGCGCCCGGCACCCGGGCGAGTTTCTCGTGCGCAGCTACCGGCTGCTCGTCGCAGGGCGGCCACTGATGCTGATCACCGAGCGTTTCCCGCTGTGA
- a CDS encoding alpha/beta fold hydrolase has protein sequence MHNQVSRHFVTIDGRWGPRQVHYRRAGAGPAVLLLHQSPQSSREMVDLMRRWALHFTLIAPDTPGYGSSDPLGPAIVPIADFAAATLEFADAIGIRRFGVYGYHTGASVGAWLAAANAERVSALAANGLVQLTDAERSNILGKYLPPLVPSWDGSHLAWLWARVREQTVFFPWHERSAATRMDFDMPEPNRLHASLMEFLRAGDHYAVAYRAAFESQPETILPALRVPLLVTAAHGDPLQEHFARYQNLPPAARIEAAGSGADALERSLQHLLAHRGDDAPAPVATRPIPGRLWNCMVHTPDGEARVRMDLSGRGEPLLLLHDAGQSSAMLTALAAPLIGTRPLLAPDLPGHGASEAADGAGMATVHTCAEAAGAILGRLGLREVAALGQGAGACIALVLARQSSLMRPRLALTDLPWLAAEARVAFLRHGLPAIEPQWHGGHLQLAWHLLRDSRLFFPWFERSRRAARPGTPDLDERRLHLELCDLLGAAGHWQSLTADALEFPLIEALRQSPAAILLGATAGSPWYEATREAAAATGRELVDLPIDAAARLPALVAAVQRLNLS, from the coding sequence ATGCACAACCAGGTCAGTCGTCATTTCGTCACCATCGATGGCCGCTGGGGTCCGCGGCAGGTGCACTACCGGCGCGCCGGTGCAGGCCCCGCGGTGCTGCTGCTGCACCAGTCGCCGCAGTCCTCGCGCGAGATGGTGGACCTGATGCGCCGCTGGGCGCTGCACTTCACTCTCATCGCGCCGGACACCCCCGGCTACGGCAGCTCCGACCCGCTCGGCCCGGCCATCGTGCCGATCGCGGATTTCGCTGCCGCCACGCTCGAGTTCGCCGACGCCATCGGCATCAGGCGCTTCGGCGTGTACGGCTACCACACCGGCGCGAGCGTCGGCGCGTGGCTTGCCGCCGCCAACGCCGAGCGTGTCAGCGCGCTCGCCGCGAACGGCCTCGTCCAGCTCACCGACGCCGAGCGGAGCAACATCCTCGGGAAGTATCTGCCGCCACTGGTGCCCTCCTGGGACGGCAGCCACCTCGCCTGGCTGTGGGCGCGGGTCCGCGAACAGACCGTGTTCTTTCCCTGGCATGAGCGCAGCGCCGCCACGCGCATGGACTTCGACATGCCGGAGCCGAACCGGCTGCACGCGAGCCTGATGGAGTTCCTGCGCGCCGGGGACCACTACGCAGTCGCCTATCGCGCGGCCTTCGAGTCGCAGCCGGAGACGATCCTGCCTGCGCTGCGTGTTCCCCTGCTGGTGACTGCGGCTCACGGCGACCCCTTGCAGGAACACTTTGCCCGCTACCAGAACCTGCCGCCTGCGGCCAGGATCGAAGCCGCCGGCTCGGGTGCCGATGCGCTCGAGCGTTCGCTGCAGCACCTGCTCGCCCATCGCGGCGACGATGCTCCGGCACCGGTGGCGACGCGGCCGATTCCCGGTCGGCTGTGGAACTGCATGGTGCACACCCCGGACGGCGAGGCGCGCGTGCGCATGGATCTCTCCGGTCGCGGTGAGCCCTTGCTGCTGCTGCACGACGCCGGGCAGTCGTCGGCGATGCTCACCGCGCTCGCCGCACCACTCATCGGCACGCGGCCGCTGCTCGCTCCGGACCTGCCCGGTCACGGCGCGTCCGAAGCAGCGGACGGAGCAGGCATGGCGACGGTGCATACCTGTGCCGAAGCCGCGGGCGCAATTCTCGGGCGCCTCGGTCTGCGCGAAGTGGCTGCGCTCGGGCAAGGCGCGGGTGCCTGCATCGCGCTGGTGCTCGCCCGGCAAAGCAGCCTGATGCGACCACGGCTGGCACTGACCGATCTGCCATGGCTCGCGGCCGAAGCGCGTGTCGCGTTCCTGCGCCACGGCCTGCCGGCCATCGAACCGCAATGGCATGGCGGTCACCTGCAGCTTGCCTGGCACCTGCTGCGTGACTCGCGCCTGTTCTTCCCGTGGTTCGAACGCAGCCGGCGCGCGGCGCGGCCCGGCACGCCGGATCTCGACGAACGACGCCTGCACCTCGAGTTGTGCGACCTGCTCGGTGCCGCCGGCCACTGGCAGTCGCTCACCGCCGACGCGCTCGAATTCCCGCTGATCGAGGCCCTGCGCCAGTCGCCAGCCGCGATCCTGCTCGGCGCGACCGCCGGCAGTCCGTGGTACGAGGCGACCCGCGAAGCGGCTGCTGCCACCGGCCGCGAGCTCGTGGACCTGCCCATCGATGCCGCCGCGCGCCTGCCAGCGCTGGTTGCGGCGGTGCAACGCCTCAACCTGAGCTAG
- a CDS encoding OmpA family protein, whose amino-acid sequence MKRTAIVVCLGLASWTAQAAQDVPGWRVGAAASFSDFEWTDGDLDLIDDNTLGLKLSVQYRLNSWLGVEGAYHNTGDFEEFSTKPAPNDGNLELNFDGFSGALLGYIPIPTDEVSVYLKAGLYSFDGELSRNGTVTSTSSEEGVMAGAGAIIHIAERLGMRADLDWFDAEVGDLWSANLGLEYSFGGEKKAEPVVAAAAPPPPPPPPPPAPAPDADGDGVPDAADRCPNTPAGDRVDARGCSCDVTRQLQFAFGSAELTEADKVMLDEVAGNLIALGFVSGTIEGHTDSVGSEAFNQRLSEQRAEAVADYLGNRGIARGRLRVVGFGLSQPVADNATEEGRAENRRVVMRRDDCGPAGGSADEDSGEDN is encoded by the coding sequence ATGAAGCGCACGGCCATCGTCGTCTGCCTCGGTCTGGCGAGCTGGACCGCCCAGGCCGCCCAGGACGTCCCGGGGTGGCGGGTCGGGGCGGCTGCAAGTTTCAGTGACTTCGAGTGGACCGACGGCGACCTCGACCTCATCGACGACAACACCCTCGGCCTGAAGCTCAGCGTCCAGTACCGTCTCAACAGCTGGCTCGGTGTCGAAGGCGCATATCACAACACCGGCGACTTCGAGGAATTCTCCACCAAGCCTGCCCCCAACGACGGCAACCTGGAGCTGAACTTCGATGGCTTCAGCGGCGCGCTCCTCGGCTACATTCCCATCCCGACGGACGAAGTCAGCGTCTATCTCAAGGCGGGCCTGTACAGCTTCGATGGCGAGTTGAGCCGCAACGGCACGGTGACCTCCACCTCCTCCGAGGAGGGTGTCATGGCCGGCGCAGGCGCGATCATCCATATTGCCGAGCGTCTCGGCATGCGCGCGGACCTCGACTGGTTCGACGCCGAGGTCGGTGATCTCTGGTCGGCGAACCTCGGCCTGGAGTATTCCTTCGGCGGCGAGAAAAAGGCCGAGCCGGTCGTCGCGGCCGCAGCGCCGCCGCCCCCACCGCCGCCTCCGCCCCCGGCGCCTGCGCCCGATGCCGACGGTGACGGCGTGCCCGATGCCGCCGACCGCTGCCCCAATACTCCAGCCGGTGACCGCGTCGACGCGCGCGGCTGCTCCTGCGACGTCACCCGCCAGCTGCAGTTCGCCTTCGGCTCGGCCGAGCTGACCGAAGCCGACAAGGTCATGCTCGATGAAGTCGCCGGCAACCTCATCGCGCTCGGCTTCGTCAGCGGCACCATCGAGGGCCACACCGACTCCGTCGGCAGCGAAGCGTTCAACCAGCGCCTCTCCGAGCAGCGTGCCGAGGCGGTCGCCGATTACCTCGGCAACCGCGGCATCGCCCGCGGGCGGCTGCGTGTGGTCGGCTTTGGCCTGAGTCAGCCGGTCGCCGACAATGCCACCGAGGAAGGCCGCGCGGAGAACCGTCGCGTCGTGATGCGCCGCGATGACTGCGGCCCTGCCGGTGGCAGCGCCGACGAGGACTCGGGCGAGGACAACTGA
- a CDS encoding glutathione S-transferase family protein, producing MIVLYGINLSTFTRKVRLALVEKGIEYRMEVARMGSPKVRALHPLGKIPVLEDGGVVVPDSSVIIAYIERICPQRPLYPGDAPSLARALWLEEYADTRLREATVPYFSERVVKPLFLRKPADEEALARAGAIRDECCDYLEREITGGFAVGETLTVADIAIGAQFVTYQQGGGTIDVARWPKLARYVGALRQRAVWAAILAEEDAALAAARPS from the coding sequence ATGATCGTCCTGTACGGCATCAATCTCTCGACCTTCACCCGCAAGGTGCGTCTCGCGCTGGTGGAGAAAGGCATCGAATACCGGATGGAAGTCGCGCGGATGGGTTCGCCCAAGGTCCGCGCCCTGCATCCGCTCGGCAAAATCCCGGTGCTGGAGGATGGCGGCGTGGTAGTGCCGGATTCTTCGGTGATCATTGCCTATATCGAGCGCATCTGCCCGCAGCGGCCGCTGTATCCGGGCGATGCGCCATCGCTGGCGCGTGCGCTGTGGCTGGAGGAGTATGCCGACACGCGCCTGCGTGAGGCGACCGTCCCGTATTTCTCCGAGCGCGTCGTCAAGCCACTGTTCCTGCGCAAGCCCGCGGACGAGGAGGCGCTCGCGCGGGCCGGCGCGATCCGCGACGAATGCTGCGACTACCTGGAGCGCGAAATCACCGGCGGTTTCGCGGTCGGCGAGACACTGACGGTGGCCGACATCGCCATCGGTGCGCAATTCGTGACCTACCAGCAGGGCGGTGGCACGATCGACGTCGCGCGCTGGCCGAAGCTCGCGCGATATGTTGGCGCACTACGCCAGCGCGCCGTGTGGGCAGCGATCCTCGCCGAGGAAGACGCCGCGCTCGCGGCGGCGCGGCCCTCGTAG
- a CDS encoding NADP-dependent oxidoreductase, which translates to MSAIGERNHRVVLRHRIEGVPRAADFEVVAAPVPELRPGQFLLRHRYISLDPYQRTIIAGRYRETPLGTGDMPPAETVGEVIRSRHERFRVGDRVRHIGGWQEYSIGDGERAFVVDERAPLSTSLGVLGMPGLTAWASAVQLAAVCAGQTALVSAAAGPVGATFGQIAAQRGARAVGIAGSDEKCRVVTEQFGFAACVNYRHPGFREQLQQAVGEGADCYHDNVGGQMLVDALAVLKPYGTVVLCGLITQYNTPDAERRFEFNLGLPIMKRAVMKGLVVNDFEPQRQQFLDEVAPLVATGAIRYLEDRVHGIEQTGAHFARLMRGENVGKALVVLGDAVTGSE; encoded by the coding sequence GTGAGTGCGATCGGCGAGCGCAATCACAGGGTCGTATTGCGCCATCGCATCGAGGGCGTACCGCGCGCCGCGGATTTCGAGGTCGTCGCCGCACCCGTGCCGGAGCTACGTCCCGGGCAGTTCCTGCTGCGGCACCGCTACATTTCGCTCGATCCCTACCAGCGCACGATCATCGCGGGGCGCTACCGCGAGACGCCGCTCGGCACAGGCGACATGCCGCCTGCCGAAACGGTCGGCGAGGTGATCCGGTCGCGGCACGAGCGGTTTCGGGTCGGCGATCGTGTGCGGCACATCGGCGGCTGGCAGGAGTATTCGATCGGCGACGGGGAGCGCGCTTTCGTGGTGGACGAGCGCGCGCCGCTTTCGACCAGCCTTGGCGTGCTCGGCATGCCGGGACTTACCGCCTGGGCGAGCGCGGTGCAGCTCGCCGCGGTCTGCGCCGGGCAGACAGCGCTGGTGTCGGCGGCGGCCGGGCCGGTGGGCGCGACCTTCGGGCAGATCGCAGCCCAGCGCGGCGCACGTGCGGTCGGTATCGCGGGCAGCGACGAGAAATGCCGGGTGGTGACGGAGCAGTTCGGGTTCGCGGCCTGCGTGAACTACCGGCATCCCGGTTTCCGCGAGCAGCTTCAGCAGGCGGTGGGCGAAGGCGCCGACTGCTACCATGACAACGTCGGCGGGCAGATGCTCGTGGATGCCCTGGCCGTGCTGAAGCCCTACGGCACCGTGGTGCTCTGCGGCCTGATCACGCAGTACAACACGCCCGACGCCGAGCGGCGCTTCGAGTTCAACCTCGGGTTGCCGATCATGAAGCGCGCGGTCATGAAGGGGCTCGTGGTGAACGACTTCGAACCGCAGCGCCAGCAGTTCCTGGACGAGGTGGCGCCGCTGGTTGCGACGGGGGCGATCCGCTATCTCGAAGATCGCGTCCATGGCATCGAGCAGACAGGCGCCCATTTCGCGCGGCTGATGCGTGGAGAGAACGTCGGCAAGGCGCTGGTGGTGCTTGGCGATGCGGTGACAGGGAGTGAGTAA
- a CDS encoding MFS transporter, translated as MDLTPKPAACFFGNMRPVLPADDLLRDRTYRRLWISILTSSFGGQITLLALPLTAAILLHATPTQMGLLTAMEVVPFLLFSLPAGAWLDRVAKLPVYVAGESLLAVAVASVPLAWWAGWLDMSWLYVLGFVIGTVHTVAGSAAQIVLTQIVPRARLVEAHAKNALANSTAEVAGPGAAGALIRLTGAPVALLANAVLLGLSAFILRGIRVQEERRCAHPRFMDAMREGVRFVAGNRLLVTMAMAVGVWQMCHHAALVVQILFATRVLGLSEADIGLCYMALGVGTVTAGVLGHGVSRRLGAGPAMVLGFGFCGAGWSLAALAPVSTLGMAGFALMLLAFGIGATLVFINFLALRQAVTPAPLLGRMTSTMRWLILLPAGPGALLGGWLGEHIGLRAALGFAGAGALLLALVASRQPLIRATRELPEPTADWSRAGRLTPPESQPGEFVP; from the coding sequence ATGGACCTGACCCCGAAACCCGCCGCCTGCTTCTTCGGCAACATGCGGCCCGTACTGCCAGCCGACGACCTGCTGCGTGACCGCACTTACCGGCGGCTGTGGATCTCGATCCTGACGAGTTCCTTCGGCGGGCAGATCACGCTGCTCGCACTGCCGCTGACTGCGGCGATCCTGCTGCATGCGACCCCGACGCAGATGGGCCTGCTCACCGCGATGGAGGTGGTGCCGTTCCTGCTCTTCTCGCTGCCGGCAGGCGCCTGGCTCGATCGCGTCGCTAAGCTGCCGGTGTACGTGGCGGGTGAGTCGTTGCTGGCGGTTGCCGTCGCGAGCGTGCCGCTCGCCTGGTGGGCGGGTTGGCTCGACATGTCCTGGCTGTACGTGCTCGGATTCGTGATCGGCACGGTGCACACGGTGGCGGGCAGCGCGGCGCAGATCGTGCTGACCCAGATCGTGCCGCGGGCGCGCCTGGTGGAAGCGCATGCAAAGAATGCGCTCGCCAATTCCACGGCCGAGGTTGCCGGCCCGGGCGCCGCCGGTGCACTGATCCGCCTCACGGGTGCGCCCGTGGCGTTGCTCGCCAACGCGGTGCTGCTGGGCCTGTCGGCCTTCATCCTGCGCGGCATCCGTGTGCAGGAAGAGCGGCGCTGCGCGCACCCGCGCTTCATGGACGCCATGCGCGAGGGCGTGCGCTTCGTGGCAGGCAACCGCCTGCTCGTCACCATGGCGATGGCGGTCGGCGTCTGGCAGATGTGCCATCACGCGGCGCTGGTCGTGCAGATCCTGTTCGCAACGCGGGTGCTCGGGCTGTCCGAAGCCGACATCGGGCTGTGCTACATGGCGCTCGGCGTCGGCACGGTCACTGCAGGCGTGCTCGGCCACGGCGTCTCGCGCCGCCTCGGCGCGGGCCCGGCCATGGTGCTCGGCTTCGGGTTCTGCGGCGCGGGCTGGTCGCTCGCCGCGCTGGCGCCGGTGTCGACGCTCGGCATGGCGGGGTTCGCGCTCATGCTCCTGGCGTTCGGCATCGGCGCGACACTGGTGTTCATCAACTTCCTCGCGCTTCGCCAGGCAGTGACTCCAGCGCCCCTGCTCGGCCGCATGACGAGCACCATGCGCTGGTTGATCCTGCTCCCCGCAGGGCCAGGCGCGCTCCTGGGCGGCTGGCTTGGCGAGCACATCGGCTTGCGCGCCGCGCTCGGGTTTGCAGGCGCGGGGGCCCTGCTGCTGGCGCTCGTGGCCTCGCGGCAACCGCTGATCCGCGCCACCCGCGAGTTGCCGGAGCCGACGGCTGACTGGAGCCGGGCGGGGCGGCTGACGCCACCCGAGAGCCAGCCGGGCGAGTTCGTGCCGTGA
- a CDS encoding site-2 protease family protein, which translates to MFRLLFVLFNAAKIGPLLKTGGTMLVSVGAYALVFGWWYAVGFVLLIFCHEMGHFLAARQRGLPVGAPTFIPFVGAWIELKQLPHDVETEAYVGIAGPLVGSLAALLCYFFAVTRDSTLLLALAYAGFMINLFNLIPLSPFDGGRITAIISPKVWLLGVPLLGALFFIRPSPMLILIALLAAPQVLSVIRGRAVTDMPEGYYETPPAVRLRYAVWYLGLAAFLALMSHEVHERLDEALRG; encoded by the coding sequence ATGTTCAGACTCCTCTTCGTCCTGTTCAACGCGGCCAAGATCGGCCCGCTCCTCAAGACCGGCGGCACGATGCTGGTTTCCGTCGGCGCCTATGCGCTGGTCTTCGGCTGGTGGTACGCGGTCGGGTTCGTGCTGCTGATCTTCTGCCATGAGATGGGCCACTTCCTGGCGGCGCGCCAGCGCGGCCTGCCGGTCGGCGCGCCGACGTTCATCCCCTTCGTCGGCGCCTGGATCGAACTCAAGCAACTGCCGCACGACGTCGAAACGGAGGCCTACGTCGGCATCGCCGGGCCGCTGGTCGGTTCACTCGCCGCCCTGCTGTGCTACTTCTTCGCGGTGACCCGGGACAGCACCTTGCTGCTCGCGCTCGCCTACGCCGGCTTCATGATCAACCTGTTCAACCTGATCCCGCTGAGCCCGTTCGACGGCGGGCGCATCACCGCGATCATTTCGCCCAAGGTCTGGCTGCTCGGTGTGCCGCTCCTCGGCGCCCTGTTCTTCATCCGGCCGAGCCCGATGCTGATCCTGATTGCGCTGCTCGCGGCACCGCAGGTGCTGAGCGTGATCCGCGGGCGGGCAGTGACGGACATGCCGGAGGGCTACTACGAGACGCCGCCGGCAGTGCGGCTGCGCTACGCGGTGTGGTACCTCGGGCTGGCGGCATTCCTGGCGCTGATGAGCCATGAAGTACACGAACGGCTCGATGAGGCGCTGCGCGGCTGA